Part of the Strix uralensis isolate ZFMK-TIS-50842 chromosome 32, bStrUra1, whole genome shotgun sequence genome is shown below.
CAGCACCTTCTTTAGGTTATTCCACCTGTACTTTTGAAGCTTGAAGTGGAACatgtgctttgtgtttgtttcttggCCAGAAGGACGGGAACAAACACTTCCCTTTTTCAAACCTAAACCTCAGTAGGAAGGTGTCTGTGGAGTCTAATGTGCCTCATACCAGAGTCATAGGAATTAACGTGTGTGGGTATGATGGGATAAATTGCACAACGCCCCCTTACTGGAGCATGACTTGGAAAAGTGGGGTAGTATCTCAGGCATGTCAGCATATTGTGTTTATGGATAAACTTCTGAGCAATCTTTGCTCCATGAGGCAATCAGAGAAATAgggaaaagcaataaaagaaaaaaaaaattactctgccaGAGTAATGACAAGAACACAATAGTAATTGCCCTTGCTGAGCAAAATAATTGCATTATCTGGGGCAGTTACAGGTGGAGCGAATTTTTGTTTGATAATGCATTAGGACATCATACATGAAGAATGTTTCATATCCTCCTGATTGCCTAAGAAAAGGCATAAAAGCACTCACAGTTCTGATCTGCTCTAACCATTTCTCCTGACTTGCTCTTTGCTGCGAAGGGGTAAGTCTGACACTATTGCTATTACAATGTTGCTGTAACTATGCAGGATTTTAACTGAAGCAAAATTGCGATTCTTAGAGATGTGTGAAGCATTTGaagctttctttcagaaagagctgTTTCCTACTTATTCACTAGCAGGCTGTAAAAGGGCAGGAGTTTCCAGAGCAGTTGAAAGTTTAGAATATGCCAACTTATTTATAGTGAGATCTAGTGAACTTCTATTTCTTTGAGCCTGACCACGCTGCCTTTATGAATCTGTCTTTGCTCGCATTGACTTGTAATGGTGACTGCTAAGAAAAGTTAACTCTGAGTCTCAAACTGAACTAGGAAGCCACTATTAGCAATAAGGTTTTGTCCTGTTCTTTgcaattatttctgaattaatttgaaGCCTGTCATGCATTACATTATGTTCTTGTTATGGTCAGGACTTTATTAGTTTTCTTTATTCCCAGCCCCTCATTTTATGGGTTTTAGTAAGTCAGGACAGAGATTAAGAGGAGCTGCAAATCAATTTTACGAGTGATCAAGTGATCTTATGATTAAAGAAAAGGACTCCACAAAATCATGCGCATCTCCTAGTTCTGTCACAGTCACCTGTCACCTCAGTCATCTTTAGCAGGACAGCTGGGACCACATTCACAGGAATCCTGGTTATACTGGAAACCTCACTGATACTGCATTCCCACTCCAGCGGGTGGGAATCAGGGATGTGTCTGTTGCTCATTTTATCTGTGTAAAGAACatgctggggagccctggtgCCAGCTGTAGCATCTGAAAAACTGGGGAGTAACACTATCATTAACAACAGGCTTGCCTGAATTTTAACTCTGTGTCTCTTGTTACCTCACCAAATGGCTCTGGGCAATGAATTCACTTCTCAGCCTCAGTTACCTCTTCCCTGAGGCTGGAATAACAATGACTTGCCTCATACAGTTGTAATGATTACAGGCGGTGCAGAACCTGTGCAGGATGTTACTGTATAAGTGCTAGTTggtgtttctgttcttttctgcagttatttataAAAGAATGGGCCAAGTGTCACAGTAAGGCAGATTCAAAAGGGAATGGTGGAAAGGAGAAATGGTAAAGGATAGGAGAATAGCTCGAGTTCAAATACATAATTTCTTTGATTGTTAATGTTTTTATGTATCAAATTGGGTCTATAATTAGGAGTcaaaagaaacagagatttttccaggggagaggaggagggcatGAGAAGATAAGAAAAGGGACATGGCTGCTGATACAGAACTGAACTCTTCAGCCTCCTTCTGGTCTTCTTGCtatcttttattctttctcttccaaGCACAATCTCCATTACATTGGTATCTGAGCTTTCAGCCTTGTGTTGCCTTGGTGTTCTGCGTTTCAGATTTATCTCCATTCCTAGAAGATGTCTCACTGCAGACAGATGATCAGCTCCCGCTGCCTTGCACCCTGTGAAGTGGCCTGCCCGCAGCCCATTGTGAATGCCTGGAACCAGCCCTGTGTTACATCCTGTGGTGATTCCAGAGCCGTGATCTACCCACCACCCGTGGTCATGACCTTCCCAGGACCCATTCTCAGCTCCTGCCCTCAGGAGAGCATAGTGGGCAGCTCAGCACCATCTGGCATTGGGAGTACTTTTGGGTCCATGAGTTCCCTGGGTTCCAGTGGTTCCTATGGCTCTAGGATCTTGTACAATTATGGGAGGTCATATTCTTCCTATGTATCCAGTGGTTATGGTTTTGGGAGCTGCAGACCATGTTAAATGTGCCGTGAATAAGAAGCAAGGAGCAATCACCCAGCACGGAAGAAGACGTGCCTCCACAAACCCTGTTACTGGCATTGCTTTCCTGGAGCGAGAACTGTGCATCTCTGAAAATCACACTTACATGTAATTCTCAAGCTTACGATTTAATTTCGTTTTCTGACTATTCTTTCCAGTGGCTCCTGATAATAATGGCCTCAAATGAAATTGTGTAAGTCTTCCCATGCcatgaaaaagaaagagtaatGTATGTGGAATGCATAGCCCTGGAGCAATTCTTTGCTTGCAGACTTTAATGAGATCCTGGCAgtattttccctgtgtttttcaTTCTCAAGAAGATCTCTTACTTCTTACTTTCTCATTAAATTATTGCACATTCAAATTCAgagctttcttgtctttttttgtccacCATTTTTTGTTTATATACCATTCTGGGTGAGCATCAATCTCTGTAGTGAAACATGACAGTTTGCTTTCTTTCAATGCCTCAAGTTGGAAGGTGACCAGGCCCTTTAAGCAGGAGTGAGCATAATGACTGCCTTCTGCACAGAAGTAATTTCATGCTGGATAAACATGTTTTGTAAGCCTTACAACTAAGGTTGAAATTTCCTCCAGGACAGGTGTGGTTACAGCGTGTATTTGCTACATGCTAGCAAAGAAAGTTAAACACACAAGTAACTTTGAAGATCTTCCCTGTGTCTCACTACTTGCCCGAGGCTCCAATTTAATTACATCCCCATTATATTGGTTTTATgatattttttattgtttaaaaatagcatGTAACTATCTGTGGGTAGAACTTTCCTTTGAATAGCAAACAGAAATTTTTAACTGAATGGTAAATCTTTGCTGAAATTCTGTGAGTTCCTTGAAATTTCCCATTAATACCTCTACGTTCTTGGCAACCctagttaaaataaataaaagaataattcatAAGTctcccctgcagagcagcacataTCATTCAGGCCAAATAATATTTTCCATCTCAGGAACTTTACACCTAAATTTCAGCCTACTCACAGATGACTGTGGATACTGGGCTTGTTCAACAGCAGCACAGTCCAGGCTTTTCTAATGATACAATTTTCTATTGATGCAATTTGCATACAACTACTACAGCTATTAAGAGGCATTCACCCTGCCCTATGCTTGCAATGCAACCAGGATTCTGATGGACCAGACATTAGACACAGCTCAACGTTTCTGCTCTTCCTTGTGTGAAGATGCTGTTCCTAGGAACACCAGCAATGCGCTGACAAACTGCACAATACTTGAGCAGGCTAATTCCAGGCGAACCCCGGTCTCATGCTGCAGAAATTTGTTTGGACAGGCTCAGGCATGTGGTAATAACTTCAAAGGGTTTGTAGGTATGACTTCACTTGTAAAACTAGCTGAAATGAGATGAGGTTACAATGAGGTAGCCAGGCAACACCTCTTTCTTGTTAGGATGTGTCTGAAGGCTTTGTCTTGTTTTCATACCGTGTCTCCAGTACACTGCATGATTACTCTTGGAGTCACTAGGATTCTGTCAAAAAAACAGTACTTATTTGTGCAGGTATGCAGAGCACTAAATCCAGACCAGGTATTTTCAAATCACATCGCTATGGTGTTGATCACTACAGAAGCCCtcttttcaagatttttgttttcatctcccACAGAACAGTAGAATCACGGCAGTCCTCTGATCTCAGCCCATCTTGCTGCACCTCTGCACTGGACTTGCCATAGCAGCCAGTCTCTTGTGCTGCGGTGAAAGGGTGCAGTCAGACATCCTTTAGTGTGGATGCTGTCAGCATACCCGCATGAAGCTGCTCTGCCTTGTTATACTGCAGAAGAGGCACATGTGGGAGCCAGAAGTTAGAGCGTGGACTATAAATAGATCACTGTAGTATGTGTTAATTGATTAATGGACTCTCCTGACTTTGAATGGTGCTTGAAGACATAGCACTCCACAACACCATTGTTTGGCAGAGTGACCTGCTGAGACTGTTCCTTGGAGAGGAGGAACTGCAAAATTTGCATTGCTGAGTCTCATCTGCCAGCCTGAATTTGCATGTTATGAGCATAGACCAGAGCAAACACCAAAAGACAGTTCTTTAACTGCCTTCCATTGTTCTGTACCGCTCCTGACCTTCAGCAATCTGCCACTGCCCAAACACACAGCACAGTGAACTTGGATTTCACTTTCATGTAAGTGCAATCACAGATGAACATAGTAGAAGATAAGAGAACTAATTTCACTGGCAGACCCAACACATCTCAGGTCACACCTCATGCAGATGTGGGATTGGGAGGAACAGCAGATGCTGTATATCACAATAATCTGGAAGCTGTGCTGAGATCTTGACAGTTTGCTGGTCACTGCAACCTGGGGACCACATCTGAC
Proteins encoded:
- the LOC141936137 gene encoding feather keratin B-4-like, with translation MSHCRQMISSRCLAPCEVACPQPIVNAWNQPCVTSCGDSRAVIYPPPVVMTFPGPILSSCPQESIVGSSAPSGIGSTFGSMSSLGSSGSYGSRILYNYGRSYSSYVSSGYGFGSCRPC